From the genome of Haloarcula limicola, one region includes:
- a CDS encoding metal-dependent hydrolase codes for MLPVGHLAFALLPVVAYTIICRRRLPNGEAVLVLLVSTQLPDLIDKPLAWTFGVLPSGRMLAHSLVVSIPILTLGAVLAHQRGRGRLALLFGMGYLSHIVGDFYQIAFLGTDYYFFPNLFWPLLRANPDKSPSFGAHAPSSLSELVLPASFLLITLGYSLVDIYRRRHMEQSIATHTL; via the coding sequence ATGTTACCCGTCGGCCATCTCGCGTTCGCGTTGTTACCGGTGGTAGCGTACACCATTATTTGCCGCCGACGTTTACCGAACGGCGAGGCCGTGTTAGTTCTCTTAGTCTCGACACAACTCCCCGATCTGATTGACAAACCGCTAGCCTGGACGTTTGGAGTGCTTCCGAGTGGGCGAATGCTTGCCCACTCGCTCGTCGTGAGCATCCCCATTTTGACGCTCGGCGCCGTCTTGGCGCATCAACGCGGGCGAGGTCGCCTCGCGCTTCTATTCGGGATGGGATATCTCTCCCACATTGTCGGTGATTTCTATCAGATTGCCTTTCTCGGTACCGACTACTACTTCTTCCCGAACCTCTTCTGGCCGCTGCTCCGGGCGAACCCCGATAAATCGCCGTCCTTTGGTGCGCATGCGCCTAGTAGCCTCTCGGAACTCGTCCTTCCGGCGTCGTTCTTACTGATCACACTGGGCTACTCGCTCGTCGATATATATCGGCGACGACACATGGAACAATCTATAGCGACGCACACTCTGTAA
- a CDS encoding ABC transporter ATP-binding protein yields the protein MSAPESESVSRREKVEALRKVAAYNPKLTVLIVGFGVIAAGLEAVGLGFILPVIEIVQASGGSPAEADGVMGLFVSGYRALNVPFTLGTVIVGVAVVMIVRYVSSFLGAWFKEALRTYYIRYLQTEAFDHALNARVAYFDSEGSDDILNAIITQTNYAGRVIARGVRLLQMSLLSLVYIAVAFAISPELTIFTVVVLGGLTYLLRSVIEPGYKLGEAVADANQQRQEAAQAGTQGIREIRIFGLADELRSDFADAVNKYTESQITLRRNEAALNNFYNLVIAVAVFVLIFLALRFANLTLSSLGVFLFAMFQLGPKASTVNQLFYQVENDLPHLVRTQEFVSTLAHHKEESNATRTPPETVSKLEFDDVWFSYDQDTDVLRGIDFTAQQGEFVAFVGQSGAGKSTIAALLARMYEPDSGHVLANGEPIQELSNQAWRKHLAVVRQNPYIFNDTLRYNLTLANRNASRQAMEQVCEIAKVDEFFDDLPNGYDTVLGDDGVRLSGGQKQRVALARALLADADILVLDEATSDLDTKLEKEVQQSIEEMHRDYIIVTIAHRLSTVKNADRIYTVEDGEISEFGEHDELLSQGGTYAELYATQATG from the coding sequence ATGTCAGCGCCTGAGTCAGAGTCTGTTTCCAGACGCGAGAAAGTCGAGGCACTCCGTAAAGTCGCTGCATACAATCCGAAACTGACCGTGCTGATCGTCGGATTCGGCGTCATTGCCGCAGGACTCGAAGCAGTCGGGTTAGGATTCATCCTCCCCGTTATCGAGATCGTACAGGCGAGTGGTGGCTCACCCGCTGAAGCGGACGGTGTGATGGGGCTCTTCGTTTCGGGGTATCGGGCTCTCAACGTCCCGTTCACTCTGGGAACCGTCATCGTGGGGGTTGCCGTCGTCATGATCGTCCGATACGTCTCTAGTTTCTTGGGTGCGTGGTTTAAAGAAGCCCTCCGGACGTACTATATTCGCTATCTTCAAACGGAGGCATTTGACCACGCACTCAATGCACGCGTGGCATACTTCGACTCGGAGGGCTCAGACGACATTCTGAACGCGATTATTACGCAAACGAACTATGCGGGTCGGGTCATCGCCCGCGGCGTTCGTCTACTGCAAATGTCGCTCCTCTCACTCGTATATATCGCTGTGGCGTTTGCAATCTCACCCGAACTCACGATATTCACCGTCGTCGTTCTCGGTGGACTTACCTATCTACTTCGGAGCGTCATCGAACCAGGATACAAGCTCGGTGAAGCTGTTGCAGACGCCAATCAGCAACGACAGGAGGCCGCACAGGCGGGAACGCAGGGCATTCGAGAGATTCGTATCTTCGGACTCGCTGACGAATTGCGTAGCGACTTCGCCGATGCCGTCAACAAATATACTGAGTCACAGATTACGTTACGACGTAACGAAGCAGCCCTCAATAACTTCTATAACCTTGTCATCGCCGTCGCTGTATTCGTGTTAATCTTCCTTGCATTGCGGTTCGCCAATCTAACGTTGAGTTCGCTAGGCGTGTTTCTTTTCGCTATGTTTCAGCTCGGACCCAAGGCCAGTACGGTAAATCAGCTCTTCTATCAGGTCGAAAATGACCTCCCGCACCTCGTTCGAACGCAGGAATTTGTGAGTACACTCGCCCATCACAAGGAGGAGAGCAATGCTACACGGACCCCGCCGGAGACGGTTTCAAAACTCGAGTTCGACGACGTCTGGTTCTCCTACGACCAAGACACGGACGTTCTTCGTGGCATCGATTTCACCGCCCAACAAGGTGAATTCGTGGCGTTCGTCGGCCAATCAGGTGCTGGCAAATCGACGATTGCCGCACTCCTCGCGCGGATGTACGAGCCCGACAGCGGCCACGTTCTAGCGAATGGCGAGCCGATTCAAGAACTGAGTAATCAGGCGTGGCGTAAGCATCTCGCAGTAGTACGACAGAACCCCTATATTTTCAACGATACGCTAAGATATAATCTTACGCTGGCGAACCGCAATGCCTCTCGACAAGCGATGGAACAGGTCTGTGAGATTGCAAAGGTAGATGAATTCTTTGATGACCTTCCGAATGGCTATGACACGGTACTCGGGGACGATGGCGTTCGTCTCTCCGGCGGCCAAAAGCAACGTGTGGCCCTCGCTCGAGCATTACTCGCAGATGCCGACATCCTCGTCTTGGACGAGGCGACGAGCGACTTAGATACAAAGTTAGAGAAAGAGGTACAGCAGTCGATTGAGGAGATGCATCGTGACTACATCATTGTCACTATCGCCCACCGACTCTCCACCGTCAAGAACGCGGACCGTATATATACGGTTGAAGACGGCGAGATCTCTGAGTTCGGAGAACACGACGAGTTGTTGAGCCAAGGCGGGACATACGCAGAGCTGTACGCCACGCAAGCGACTGGATAG